From a region of the Nonlabens sp. Hel1_33_55 genome:
- a CDS encoding OsmC family protein: MTSQVEYLGDLRCKSTHIKSANTFNTDAPTDNNGKGEAFSPTDTVATGLASCMLTVMGIKARDMSLDISKSNATVIKTMAAEPRRISQIDVHLEMTGNCDKRSQLILERVAMTCPVHNSLHPEIKKNITFDWGT; the protein is encoded by the coding sequence ATTACCTCGCAAGTGGAGTATCTAGGTGATTTGCGTTGTAAGTCGACCCATATCAAAAGTGCCAATACTTTCAATACAGATGCACCAACTGATAACAACGGTAAAGGAGAAGCGTTTTCACCTACTGATACCGTTGCCACAGGACTTGCGAGCTGTATGTTGACTGTCATGGGAATTAAAGCAAGAGATATGTCTCTCGATATATCAAAAAGTAATGCCACCGTTATTAAAACTATGGCGGCAGAACCACGCCGGATCTCACAAATTGATGTTCATTTAGAAATGACTGGTAATTGCGATAAACGTAGCCAGCTTATTCTAGAGCGTGTGGCTATGACCTGTCCAGTTCATAATAGCTTGCACCCAGAGATAAAGAAGAACATCACATTTGACTGGGGAACCTAA